A stretch of Solea senegalensis isolate Sse05_10M linkage group LG10, IFAPA_SoseM_1, whole genome shotgun sequence DNA encodes these proteins:
- the LOC122776527 gene encoding overexpressed in colon carcinoma 1 protein translates to MGCGNSSVTSNTGGGPAEASKDVTEDPSAEDEKRRNYGGVYVGLPADLTTVAASQSKSTHKD, encoded by the exons ATGGGCTGTGGCAATTCCTCAGTCACCAGCAACACAGGAGGGG GGCCGGCAGAAGCCTCAAAAGATGT GACAGAAGATCCATCGGCAGAGGATGAGAAAAGAAG GAACTATGGGGGCGTATATGTAGGTCTGCCAGCTGACCTGACCACGGTGGCTGCAAGTCAGTCCAAGTCCACTCATAAAG ACTAG